The sequence below is a genomic window from Methanorbis rubei.
GTTCTCCGTCCGCATCAGCTTGTCTCAACCATCGCACGGCTTGCCGGGGAAGACGCCATCATCGCCACCGACGTTGGTCAGCATCAGATGTGGGCAGCCCAGTACTGTGAGCGAACCCTTCCACGCTCGTTCTTAACCAGCGGCGGACTGGGAACCATGGGATTTGGATACGGTGCTGCAATCGGCGCAAAAATTGCGAACCCGGACCGTCGCGTGATTCACATCACCGGTGACGGCAGTTTCCATATGAATCTGAACGAAGCATGTACGGTTGTGAGCTATGACCTGCCGATCATTACTGTGATCGTCAATAACACGGTTCTCGGCATGGTCAGGCAGTGGCAGACCACCTTCTACGGCGGCCGCTACTCAAGCACCTCGCCGAACAGAAAGACTGACTTCGCGAAGGTTGCCGAAGGCTTCGGACTCTCCGGCGTTTGCGTCAGAACCCCTGCCGAGTTTGAGGAAGTGTTTACCAAAGCGCTTGCCGACAACAAACCGGTCTGGATAGAGTGCCTGATTGACAAAGATGAAAAAGTTCTGCCGATGATTCCTGCAGGCGGCACTGTCCGGGACATGATAACGAAGTGATTACGATGACGAAAAAAGAAGTACTCTCCGTTCTCGTGGACAACCATTCCGGAGTTCTTGCCCGCGTGGCAAGCCTCTTTGGAAGACGCGGCTACAACATTGACTCACTCACGGTATCTGCGACAAACGATCCTGATATCTCGCGGATCACCATCGTCGTCTCTGGCGACGAGGCGGTCATCAACCAAATCATCAGCCAGACCCGCAAACTTGAAGAGACCCGCGACATCTTCGCACTCAACGACTGCCGTTCCCTTCTGCGTGAACTGCTGCTCGTGAAACTTTCGGCAAACGAATCAAAACGCAGTGCGATCCGTGAGGTTGCCGAAGTTTACGGGGCTACCATTGTCGACCTTTCGGTTGACAGCATGATTGTAGAACTGACCGGTGCGCCGAGTAAGATCGACGCATTTCTTGGAGTGATTGGCGAATACGACATCGTTGAGATGTGCCGCACGGGCATTACCGCCCTCGAACGCGGAATTAAAAAATAAGGTGAATATTATGGTAACAATGTACTATGACACAGACTGCAACTTAGGACTCCTCGACAAAAAGACCGTGGCCGTTATCGGTTACGGCAGCCAGGGACACGCACACGCTCAGAACCTCAAAGACAGCGGCGTAAACGTGGTGGTTGGTCTTCGCAAGGACTCAGCATCCAGAGCAAAAGCAGAGGCAGCAGGCCTGAAAGTAATGGAAGTCGCAGACGCTGCAAAGGCAGCTGATCTCATTATGATGCTCGTTCCTGACGAGCAGCAGGCTGACATCTACACCTCCCAGATTGCCCCGAACTTAACCGAAGGCAATGTGCTGATGTTCGCACACGGATTCAACATCCACTTCAAACAGATTGCACCGCCAACAAACGTTGATGTTATTATGGTTGCCCCAAAGGGACCGGGACACACTGTCCGCAGCCAGTACACCGAAGGACGCGGTGTTCCTGGTTTAATTGCTATCCATCAGGATGCATCCGGCAAGGCCCGCGAGTACGCTCTTGCGTATGCCTGCGGAATTGGTGCAGGCAGAGCAGGCATCATTGAGACCAGTTTCCGCGAAGAGACCGAGACTGATCTGTTCGGTGAGCAGGCTGTTCTCTGCGGCGGTGTGACGGAACTGATGAAGGCCGGATTTGATACGCTCGTTAAAGCAGGCTACGCACCTGAGATGGCATACTTTGAGTGTGTTCACGAGATGAAACTGATTGTGGATCTGATCAACTCAGGCGGATTTTCGTTCATGCGCTACTCGATCTCTGACACTGCCGAGTACGGCGACTACCGTACCGGACGCCGCATCATCACTGATGAGACGAGAAAGGAGATGGAAAAAGTTCTCCGCGAGATTCAGGATGGAACGTTTGCCAGCGAGTGGGTCACGGAGAACCGTGCAGGCCGCCGTGCAAAATTCCTTGCAACCCGCCAGCTCGAGTCCGAGCATCAGGTGGAGAAAGTCGGCGCAAAACTCAGAAAGATGATGTGCTGGTTAAAGAAGTGAGTGCGATGGAACTTCGAAGCCATACGGTGACCCGCGGTGTTGAGCGGGCACCGAACCGCTCATTGTTTTACGCAATGGGATATACGGAGGAGGAGCTGTCCCGTCCGCTGATCGGTGTGGTGTCTGCGTACAGCGAGATTGTGCCGGGTCACATTCATCTAGACAAAATTGCCGAAGCAGTGAAGGCCGGTGTCCGCATGGCAGGCGGAACACCTGTTCTGATTCCGTCAATCGGCGTCTGCGATGGCATTGCGATGGGACACTCAGGCATGAAGTACTCGCTTGCAAGCCGCGAACTGATTGCCGACAGTGTTGAGACGATGACGATGGCGCACTGCTTTGACGGTCTTGTGCTTGTGCCAAACTGCGACAAGATTGTGCCGGGCATGATCATGGCTGCGGCACGTCTTGACATTCCTGCGGTGATGTGCAGCGGCGGCCCGATGCTTGCGGGTGTTGAAGGCGGGGATGAGATCAGTTTGTCGAAACTTTTCGAGGCGGTCGGCGCACGAAAAGTGAATGCTATCACGGACGCTGATCTGAACCGGATTGAGCACAATGCATGTCCGGGCTGCGGGTCGTGTGCAGGGATGTACACGGCGAACAGTATGAACTGTCTTGCTGAGGCGATCGGTATTGCTCTCCCCGGCAATGGTACGATTCCTGCGGTGATGGCTGCACGAATTCAGCTGGCAAAGCATGCGGGTATGCGAGTCATGGAGCTTGTGGAGAAAAATATCACGGCACGAAAAATCCTGACTCCTGCGGCGTTCAAGAATGCTCTTGCGAGTGATATGGCGCTTGGATGCAGTACGAACAGTGTGCTGCACCTCTTGGCAATTGCTCATGAGGCTGGTGTTCCGCTGGATCTCTCAGTGATCAGTTCCGTGAGTGCGGTAACGCCGAATCTCTGTCACTTGGCTCCGGCAGGCCCTACGCATATTCAGGATCTGGATGCTGCGGGCGGTATTCCTGCGGTTCTTGCTGAGCTTGCGAAAGGCGGGTTTATCGATACGTCCGTAATGACCGCAACCGGCAAGACGCTTGGCGAGAATATTGCCGGAGTCACAAACAAGAATCCAAACGTTATCCGTCCGATCGATAGTCCGTACAGTAAAACAGGCGGTATTGCGATTCTCTGGGGCAACATTGCAAAGGAAGGCTGTGTGGTAAAGCGCAGTGCTGTTGCTGATGAGATGCTTGTTCACAGCGGATCAGCACGGGTGTTTGATTCGGAAGATTCGGCAATTGCTGCGATTTATGCAGGCAAAATTGTCTCAGGCGATGTGGTTGTTATCCGGTATGAGGGCCCGAAGGGCGGACCCGGTATGCGTGAGATGCTGAATCCGACGTCTGCTCTTGCGGGCATGGGTCTTGATCGGTCTGTTGCGCTGATTACTGACGGCCGGTTCAGCGGTGCAAGCCGCGGAGCTTCGATCGGTCACGTGTGCCCTGAGGCTGCGGCAGGTGGAGAGATTGGTCTTGTTGCGGAAGGCGACACTATCCTGATTGATATCCCATCCGGTAAGATCAATGTTCTCGTGAGCGATGAGGAGTTTGCGAAGCGTCGTCAGGCTCAGGTAATGCCAAAACCAACCATCACCAGCGGCTGGCTGGCACGGTACGCCCGGGGCGTGGACGGTGCCAATGTCGGTGCGGTGATGAAATAATCTTTTTTTTTCATCGACTTGTTGTCTGGGATGCCCTGTTGTTCACGATTCGCAGGATAAACTGAAATTTCACGGAATTTAAAAATATTATGAGTTTTTCCGGAAGTGTTTCTCAAAGTTTTAGATTTTTCTCTCCAGATTTCGTTTGAGGAATATCGGTGGTCATCAATCATCAATCATCAATTGATCACTGTTCCGGAGGATGGGTGAGACCAGTATTTTTTTTCTTTTTTTCTCAATCAGGAAATTGTGCAAGATTATAATATATCAGTTCCATAAATAAACAACAAGACAGTGGGAGAGCGTCACTTCTCGTGCGAGAGGAGAGACGCGGGCGGTCAATCTGATTTTTTGGTATGGTGTGATCATCTGATGATTGATGATTGATGACCACCGATATTCCTAGAACGAAATCAGGAGAGATAAATCTAAAACATTGAGATTCACTACCGCGAGTGTGAAATAGCATAAGGAAAAGGGATTCTCTGTCCTTGGTTTTATTTGGGGCAACCACGTATCGCATGCCAAAGGCATGCGATACGTGGTTACTCCAAGCGAGACCACCTACAGGAAAATTCCAAACAATGAAACTCATCACCGCGTAATTCCTATTAAATTCCGTGCTGTTCACGTCTGCTCCGAGATATTTTTTCCGTGAAATTTCCGCGTGTTCCGTTTTTCCTGCGAAACAGTGAGCACGACGGGACGGCGTGTGAATCGTGGGCGACCCGGAGTCGGGTGCTGTGTTACCGTTGCCATACCACAGCGATCGACACTGAAAGAAAAATGACTCTC
It includes:
- the ilvD gene encoding dihydroxy-acid dehydratase, yielding MLVKEVSAMELRSHTVTRGVERAPNRSLFYAMGYTEEELSRPLIGVVSAYSEIVPGHIHLDKIAEAVKAGVRMAGGTPVLIPSIGVCDGIAMGHSGMKYSLASRELIADSVETMTMAHCFDGLVLVPNCDKIVPGMIMAAARLDIPAVMCSGGPMLAGVEGGDEISLSKLFEAVGARKVNAITDADLNRIEHNACPGCGSCAGMYTANSMNCLAEAIGIALPGNGTIPAVMAARIQLAKHAGMRVMELVEKNITARKILTPAAFKNALASDMALGCSTNSVLHLLAIAHEAGVPLDLSVISSVSAVTPNLCHLAPAGPTHIQDLDAAGGIPAVLAELAKGGFIDTSVMTATGKTLGENIAGVTNKNPNVIRPIDSPYSKTGGIAILWGNIAKEGCVVKRSAVADEMLVHSGSARVFDSEDSAIAAIYAGKIVSGDVVVIRYEGPKGGPGMREMLNPTSALAGMGLDRSVALITDGRFSGASRGASIGHVCPEAAAGGEIGLVAEGDTILIDIPSGKINVLVSDEEFAKRRQAQVMPKPTITSGWLARYARGVDGANVGAVMK
- the ilvN gene encoding acetolactate synthase small subunit, which translates into the protein MTKKEVLSVLVDNHSGVLARVASLFGRRGYNIDSLTVSATNDPDISRITIVVSGDEAVINQIISQTRKLEETRDIFALNDCRSLLRELLLVKLSANESKRSAIREVAEVYGATIVDLSVDSMIVELTGAPSKIDAFLGVIGEYDIVEMCRTGITALERGIKK
- the ilvC gene encoding ketol-acid reductoisomerase, with amino-acid sequence MVTMYYDTDCNLGLLDKKTVAVIGYGSQGHAHAQNLKDSGVNVVVGLRKDSASRAKAEAAGLKVMEVADAAKAADLIMMLVPDEQQADIYTSQIAPNLTEGNVLMFAHGFNIHFKQIAPPTNVDVIMVAPKGPGHTVRSQYTEGRGVPGLIAIHQDASGKAREYALAYACGIGAGRAGIIETSFREETETDLFGEQAVLCGGVTELMKAGFDTLVKAGYAPEMAYFECVHEMKLIVDLINSGGFSFMRYSISDTAEYGDYRTGRRIITDETRKEMEKVLREIQDGTFASEWVTENRAGRRAKFLATRQLESEHQVEKVGAKLRKMMCWLKK